From the Theobroma cacao cultivar B97-61/B2 chromosome 2, Criollo_cocoa_genome_V2, whole genome shotgun sequence genome, one window contains:
- the LOC18609259 gene encoding LOB domain-containing protein 42: MKMSCNGCRVLRKGCSENCIIRPCLQWIKSPDSQANATLFLAKFYGRAGLLNLIEAGPQHLRPAIFRSLLYEACGRVVNPVYGSVGMLWSGNWAQCQAAVDAVLKGSPITHTSSSDSLALQPISPLKTYDIRHVSKEPRPADIDKLKTRTRFKRSVNRSKRQVDSPSYDSWMSQLGNDDSKDDESMFSVESVEGSLVNQMKKVPALKFTSQIEESTDDVGLELTLGLVPTALQPHQ; the protein is encoded by the exons ATGAAGATGAGCTGTAATGGCTGCAGAGTCCTGCGTAAAGGCTGCAGTGAGAACTGCATCATTAGACCTTGTCTTCAATGGATCAAGTCCCCTGATTCTCAAGCCAATGCTACTCTCTTCCTGGCCAAGTTCTATGGCCGTGCTGGCCTCCTCAACCTCATCGAAGCCGGTCCTCAACACCTTCGCCCTG CTATTTTTAGGTCACTTTTATATGAGGCTTGCGGGCGTGTCGTAAATCCAGTGTATGGGTCAGTTGGCATGCTCTGGTCGGGGAACTGGGCTCAGTGCCAAGCAGCAGTTGATGCAGTGCTTAAAGGCTCACCGATAACCCACACTTCTTCTTCTGATTCACTTGCGCTGCAACCGATTTCTCCTCTCAAGACGTACGATATCCGCCACGTCTCCAAGGAACCCAGGCCTGCTGACATCGACAAGCTCAAGACCCGCACTCGTTTCAAGCGATCCGTGAACAGGTCCAAGCGGCAGGTTGACTCGCCCAGTTATGACTCGTGGATGAGCCAACTGGGAAATGATGACAGCAAAGACGATGAGAGCATGTTCTCTGTGGAGAGTGTGGAGGGTTCGCTGGTGAACCAGATGAAAAAGGTTCCTGCTCTGAAGTTTACTAGCCAAATTGAGGAGAGTACTGATGATGTTGGGTTAGAACTGACTCTTGGATTGGTTCCTACAGCGCTGCAACCTCACCAGTGA